Genomic segment of Dethiosulfovibrio salsuginis:
CCAAAATCAAGACTGAAGAAAATGGACTCGGTTTTTTTGGGACCATAATAGAGGAGACGAGTTACCCCTTCCCTGCCGACATACTGCTTAAGGGTCCCTTCGGTCATAAAGTTGAGCATCTTGAAGAATGAGATTAGATTGCTCTTGCCGGAACCGTTGGCCCCTAAGAGAACGGTTATATCTCCTAAAGGTATAGTCTGGCCTGCTTTATCTATAGACTTATAACCACTAAGATAAACCTGTCTCAACTTCACGCCTAATCAGCTCCTTCCTCAAGGTGAAGTTTTCCGCACTCAAGAGGATAATATCACAAAAGCCCCTCGATTAGCCCGATTCGGCCCAATCAAGGGGCTTTCTAGTCCCCCTACTCTACCGCCTAGAAACGCCCCACTCCGTGAACCAGCGGTCCTGGATGTCCTTGGCCCGTTTGAGGTCCTTTGAGGACATCCTTTTATTCAGTTTCTCCAGCGCTTCCTCCGCGTCGGATACGTATCTCTCGTTGGCTAGGTCGAGGTAGGCCCAGGCCATGGGCAGGTCCTTTTCAACCACAACTCCGTCCATGTACAGCGATCCCAGGACGAACCAGCCAAACTCGTTCCCCTGATCCACCGCCCTTCTGGCCCAGCCCTCTGCGGTGCGGTGATCCTCTTTGACCCCGTAGCCGTAGAAATACATGTAGGCCAGCAGGCCTTGAGCAGATGGCTCGTCGTCCTCCGCCGCGTCGGTGGCCAACGCCAGGGCTTTTTTAAGGTCCTCCTTTACCGCCACGCCGTCGTAGTACATCCAGGCCATAACCGCTTTGCCCAGGGAGCTTCCGGCCTTAACCGCCTTTTCCGCCAGCTGGAGGGCTTTTTTATCGTCTTCGTCCACTCCCTCGCCGAAGTAGTAGAGCATGGCAAGCATGGCGGTCCCGTCGGCGTCCCCCTTATCGGAGGCCTTTTTTGCCCACTTGAACGATTCATCCTCGTCCCTCGGGATTCCGAATATATCTCCGTCGTAGTATACCCTGGAGAGCACCGAGAAGATCTCCCCTTCCGAGTCAGAACGGGAGGACTCTTTAAGCAGTGAAAGCCCTCTGTTCGGGTCGCTGTGGTCCTCCTCGAATATAAGTATGACCCCTAGCAGGGCCTTCGCCTCAAGGCTACCCCCTTTTGATGCCTTTTCCAGCCATTTGATGGCCTCACCGGTATCCTGAGGGACATCCTCTCCGTCGTAGTACATGGCGCCGAGGGCGGCCTGGGCGTCGCTGTCGCCGGACTGGGCCATCTTCTTGAGGCTTGATATCTCCGACGATGGGGACTGCCCCACCTCCGGCAGGTTCACCTGTGGAAGAGACACCTGAGGGAGTGACATAGGAGGAAGCTGGGGCAGTGCAGAAGACGTCCGTGAGAACTGGGGGGAAATCCCGCATCTTTGAAGGAAGGGAGCTATCCGCTCCGTTGGAATAGAGGCGTTGACGAATGCCCCTTCGTCTTCCTCGGTGTATCCCCAGGTGTTTATGCCGACCACCTCGCCTCTGGCGTTCACCAGAGGGCCACCGCTGTTTCCTCCTGCTATTGCTGCGGAGTGTATCACCGTCATCTGTCTGTTTTTCTCGACCAGGGCGTTGACCGTTCCCTCGGTGTAGACCATAGGAGGGGCTTTTTTTAGCTTGCCCTCCAGTATGTCGTCGAAGCTCTGGTCAAACTGGGTAACAAGAACCGGAAATCCCCAGGCACTGACTCGGTCCATACGGTTAACCCTATTGGTGAAGGTTACCGGCGTCAGTTTAGGGGAGGGTGTGAACTTGAGCAGGGCGAAGTCGTTGCCTCCGGTGTCTCCGCTGTACTCTTTTTTGACCACCCTGGCCTTTACGGGGTTTTGAAAGGAGCTCATCACCAGAATATCTCCGGCGGACTCTACCACATGGGCGTTAGTCAGGGCAAAGCCGTCTGCGACCACGAAGGCTGTTCCCATGCTGTAGGAGTCGTCGTCGTCAACCAATACGTAGAGGATGCTGGGCTCAAGCATATTAGCCACAGCCCTCTGCCTCTCCTCCATCAGAGCCAAAACGTCGATCTCGGTGGCGTAGAGGGGCCCACCGAGCACCATAAAACAGGACAACA
This window contains:
- a CDS encoding bifunctional trypsin-like peptidase domain-containing/SEL1-like repeat protein is translated as MALSKGCFRFTLCLLSCFMVLGGPLYATEIDVLALMEERQRAVANMLEPSILYVLVDDDDSYSMGTAFVVADGFALTNAHVVESAGDILVMSSFQNPVKARVVKKEYSGDTGGNDFALLKFTPSPKLTPVTFTNRVNRMDRVSAWGFPVLVTQFDQSFDDILEGKLKKAPPMVYTEGTVNALVEKNRQMTVIHSAAIAGGNSGGPLVNARGEVVGINTWGYTEEDEGAFVNASIPTERIAPFLQRCGISPQFSRTSSALPQLPPMSLPQVSLPQVNLPEVGQSPSSEISSLKKMAQSGDSDAQAALGAMYYDGEDVPQDTGEAIKWLEKASKGGSLEAKALLGVILIFEEDHSDPNRGLSLLKESSRSDSEGEIFSVLSRVYYDGDIFGIPRDEDESFKWAKKASDKGDADGTAMLAMLYYFGEGVDEDDKKALQLAEKAVKAGSSLGKAVMAWMYYDGVAVKEDLKKALALATDAAEDDEPSAQGLLAYMYFYGYGVKEDHRTAEGWARRAVDQGNEFGWFVLGSLYMDGVVVEKDLPMAWAYLDLANERYVSDAEEALEKLNKRMSSKDLKRAKDIQDRWFTEWGVSRR